A genomic stretch from Bacillus sp. N1-1 includes:
- a CDS encoding PilZ domain-containing protein, which yields MSRNKRQVFRQQLDVPFAARMRVIEKESPVAPEFNHKIYIHDIGLEGIGFSVDLEVPMHTDMEFSIKLNDEPFRIRGEVVWGKPNDPKDPNTRASNFFGVKFYLKTEKESSLIFQEVNRFAIKRHRRKQEIREMMKERLNKQAKG from the coding sequence ATGAGTCGTAATAAAAGGCAGGTTTTTCGTCAGCAACTTGACGTTCCATTTGCCGCAAGAATGAGAGTTATTGAAAAAGAATCACCTGTCGCTCCAGAATTTAATCATAAAATTTATATCCATGATATTGGACTCGAAGGTATTGGTTTTTCAGTAGATCTAGAAGTACCAATGCATACGGATATGGAGTTCTCCATCAAATTAAACGATGAACCATTCCGAATTAGAGGTGAAGTCGTTTGGGGGAAACCCAACGATCCTAAAGACCCAAATACGAGAGCAAGTAACTTCTTTGGTGTGAAATTTTATCTCAAAACGGAAAAGGAGTCATCTTTGATTTTTCAAGAAGTTAATCGTTTTGCGATTAAACGTCATCGTCGAAAACAAGAAATCCGTGAAATGATGAAAGAGCGATTAAATAAACAGGCAAAGGGGTAA
- a CDS encoding adenylosuccinate synthase gives MPSVVVVGTQWGDEGKGKITDYLSENAEVVARYQGGNNAGHTIVFNDTKYKLHLIPSGIFYDDKICVIGNGMVVDPKAVLEELSYLHERNINTDNLRISNRAHVILPYHLKLDIVEEEYKGANKIGTTKKGIGPAYMDKAARVGIRICDLLDREVFEEKLERNLTDKNRLLEKMYEVEGFKKEDILEEYYEYGQQIAKYVVDTSVVLNDAIDEGRRVLFEGAQGVMLDIDQGTYPFVTSSNPIAGGVTIGSGVGPSKINHVVGVSKAYTTRVGDGPFPTELHDEVGDQIREVGNEYGTTTGRPRRVGWFDSVVVRHARRVSGITDLSLNSIDVLTGIETLKICTAYKYKGEIIEEFPASLKVLAECEPVYEEMPGWTEDITGVKNLGELPPNARHYIERVSQLTGIPLSIFSVGPDRNQTNMIRGVFA, from the coding sequence ATGCCATCAGTAGTTGTGGTAGGAACACAGTGGGGCGATGAAGGTAAAGGAAAGATTACGGATTACCTTTCGGAAAATGCAGAAGTTGTCGCTCGCTATCAGGGTGGAAACAATGCCGGACACACAATTGTATTTAATGATACGAAGTACAAACTTCACTTGATTCCATCAGGAATTTTTTATGATGATAAGATTTGTGTTATTGGAAATGGAATGGTTGTTGATCCAAAAGCCGTTCTAGAAGAACTCTCATACTTACATGAACGTAATATCAATACAGATAATTTGCGTATAAGCAATCGCGCACATGTCATTCTTCCTTATCACTTAAAACTTGATATCGTTGAAGAAGAATACAAGGGTGCCAATAAAATTGGAACGACGAAAAAAGGAATCGGCCCAGCATATATGGATAAAGCAGCACGAGTTGGTATCCGTATTTGTGATTTACTTGATCGTGAAGTTTTTGAAGAAAAATTAGAACGTAACCTTACAGATAAAAACCGCCTTCTTGAAAAGATGTATGAAGTAGAAGGTTTCAAAAAAGAAGATATTCTAGAGGAATACTATGAGTATGGTCAACAGATCGCAAAATATGTTGTAGATACTTCAGTCGTTCTTAATGATGCAATTGATGAAGGCCGTCGTGTTCTTTTCGAAGGTGCTCAGGGCGTTATGCTGGATATTGATCAGGGTACTTATCCGTTTGTTACATCATCTAACCCAATTGCAGGTGGCGTTACGATTGGATCTGGAGTAGGACCGAGCAAAATTAATCATGTTGTAGGTGTTTCAAAAGCCTATACAACAAGAGTTGGAGATGGCCCTTTCCCTACTGAGCTTCATGACGAAGTTGGCGATCAAATTCGTGAAGTAGGAAATGAATACGGAACAACAACGGGACGTCCTCGTCGTGTTGGTTGGTTCGATAGCGTTGTTGTTCGTCATGCGCGTCGCGTGAGTGGTATTACGGACCTTTCTCTGAACTCAATTGACGTATTAACTGGAATTGAAACGCTTAAAATTTGTACAGCATATAAGTACAAAGGCGAAATTATTGAAGAATTTCCTGCCAGCCTTAAAGTATTGGCTGAATGCGAACCAGTTTATGAAGAAATGCCTGGCTGGACGGAAGATATTACGGGTGTTAAAAACCTAGGAGAGCTACCTCCTAATGCACGTCATTATATTGAGCGCGTATCACAACTTACTGGCATTCCATTGTCGATCTTCTCAGTTGGACCTGATCGCAATCAAACAAATATGATTCGTGGCGTTTTTGCTTAA